CCGGTAATCTCGGCCGCCGTGGCAAATCAGGGTTGGCGTCTTGAAATTCTGCGCATGGGTGCTGGGAGAGGAGCGCAAATATTCCTCGCGGTTGGCCATGGGCGTGCCGCCGAATTCCATTTCCGGGAACCACAGTTCATCAGCGCTATAGTAGCACATCAACTGGTCGAAAACGCCGTCAATCGAAACAAAGCAGGCAAAGCGGTCGGTCTGGCCGTTGAGCCAGTTGACCAAATAACCGCCGTAGGAGCGGCCGCTGGCACCGACTTTTGTGCCATCGATAAAGGGATAACGGGCAACCAGGTAATCCAGGCATTTCATGACATCCTCCTGGTCCACCCGGCCCCAATTTTCGAGAATGGCTTCCTTGAATTTGGCCCCGTAAGAAGTGGCGCCATGGATATTGGGCTTGACCACCACATAGCCCTGAGCCGCGAACAGGTTGGCATTGCCGCCGTAATTGCTCCAGCTGCCGTTCCAGTCCCCTTCCGGACCGCCGTGGAAGAGAAAAACCAGCGGGTATTTTTTGGCAGGATCGAACGGCACGGGCCGGGTCAGAAAACCCATCACCTGGTCATGGTTGGCGCCCTTGAACCAGAAAACCTCGCTGCGTTCCGGCAGCGCGTAATCGCGTACAAATTCGTCGGCCAGGTGGGTGAGCTGGGTGATTCTTTTTTCCCCCAGGTCGAAGCGGGCGATTTCGGCCGGCAGGTTCGTGGCGCTGGTGATGCAAAAAAACGATTTTTCATCGGGACTCAGCGCCACATTGGCGAAGACGAGGCCTTTGACCAGGCAGGTTGACCAGCCGGTTTTCAGATCGATCTTGTAGAGCGCGTCAAAGCCTTTTTCCTTGCAGGTGACAAAAATGGTCGAGGAACGGCGCGACCAGATGATGTCCTCCACTCCCAGGTCGAGGTCGCGGGTCAGGTTGCGGCGGCTGCCGTCGCGCAGCTCGATCACGATCAGGTCTTTCTGGTCGGCTTCATACCCCGGCCTGGCCATCTCGCTATAAGCCAGGGAACGGCCGTCGGGAGAGAAGACGGGGTAGCCGTCGCAACCGCGGCTCTCGGTGAGCCGGCGGGCGGAGCTGCCGTCATGATTCACCAGGAAAATATCATTGTTGGTGCTGACAGCCTGGACCGGGTCGGTGTTGGCGGTGTAGGCCATGGTCCGTCCATCGGGAGAGAACGCCATGTCCTGATTGCCACCGAGAAAAACGGCGGGAGCGGAACATGTTCCAGGCGTCAGGTCGGTCAATTGGCCAGAGCCGAACCGATAATAGAAGACATGCCTGATCGTGCCGTCATCCATGTGGTTGTAGGGCCGGAACAGCAGTTTTTCAAAGGCCAGGCCGCTGTGCTTTTTTCCTTTTTTAGCCGCCTGCTGGCGGGCGAAATATTCCTGGCTGTTGTCCTCGGGGTAAACGGAACGGGTCAGCAGGATGCCCAGGCCATCGGGGGACATGACATAATCGGCGATCCCGCCCGCGATGGAGGTCAGTTTTTCGGCCTTGCCGCCGGCCGGGTCATAGGCGAACAGCTGGTCGCCGCCATCGGCCTCGCCGATAAAAACGATCCGCTTGCCGTCGGGGAGCCAGGAAGGCGCGTACGCTCCTTCCCGGATCAGCCGGTTGTTCTTCCCGGCGCGCTCCATCAGCCAGACCGCGCTGGAAGTGGAATTGGTTCCGACATCGCTGCGAATGACGCTATAGACCAGCAGCCGGCCATCGGGTGAAAGTTCCAGATCCTTCGGGATGGCAAAGCTGTACAACGCTTCGAAAGTCAGCGGTTGTTTCGGGGTGGCGGCGGACAGGCTTGAAAAGAAAAAAATAAAAACGAAGAGGATACGGAAGAATGCGCTCATGATTTCCTCCTGAAGAAAAAATCAAGGCCTGAAAAGCGATTGTAATCGGAATATCAGACGGTGTCAATCAAGGCCTTGAAGCGGGATTTACCGCTTGCTACTTACTTCTTCGCCTGCCCGGCTATCCTGCCGCAATCACTGTTTTCATCCATCGGCGCACCCCAGGCCATATGCAAATGAAAGTCAATCAAAAAAATGATGCGTCATCCGCATGGATCAAATTTTTTCAACCGTCGTTAAATCCGCTATTCGGTTTATTCGAGATATTTTCTGATTTGCGGATCATCGCGGAGAAGGACGAAAGCATCGTCCTGGCGTATCCGCTGCCAATCGCTGAATCCCGATTGTTTCGCCTTCTCCAGGTAGTCCAGCGTTTTTTCCAGGTTGTTGGCCGCCGCGTACAAACGGGCGTAGCGGAAGAATATTTCAGGCCGGGGAATGTTGCTGGCCGATGTTTCCAGGGAAAATTTCCGTTCACGCTCCAGGTAACCGGGATCCAGCTCCATCACTCTGGTCAGCTGGGCGAAGCCGGCGTCGATTTCCCCCCGGTGCAGCAGGATGTTCCCTAGGCTGAAATGCATCGCGACATCATCGGCAAAGACGCTGACCCCTTGGCTGAGGGTCGCCAAGGCCGCGTCGATTTCCCCGGACTCGAACTGGAGGTTTCCTAAATTGCAAATGGCGGCAGGATAGGCCGGATTGATGGTCAGGGCCTTGCGGAAACACGTCGCCGCTTCGGCAAAATTCTTTTTCATGAAATAGCCGATCCCCAGGAAGTTGTACGCTTTTTCCGAATCGGGCTTCAGTTTGCTTGCCTGCAGCAGAGCACTGATGGCTTCATCGTATTTTTTTTCCTCCAGCAGGCGCGCGCCGCGAGCCAGGAAAATGACATACGATTCTCCGCTCCCCGGCTTGGAACCCGAAACCGACACCCTGTTCGTGGCACATTGGCAAAGGAAAAAAATAATTATAAAAATGCCCCATTTCATTTTTCTCATCCCGCACCTCCTCGGCAATCGCAGGTAGTTAACTAAGAGTTGCATAAATCATGCCAAACCCTCTTTTTAACCGCGCGAAAAAAAAGGATCGTAAAATTTCGGCCGGGCGCGGCGAACAAAGAATCCCAGCGTCAATTATCCTTTGCCATAGAGGTTCTCGATAAGACATCTTTTTGTCCCGAAAAGAATAAAAGTGCTGCCGGATTCCTGGCCGGCCGTGAATCTCCTTCGCCCGCTCCTCCAATCCAATATTTTGTAAATTTAATTCAAAATTAGCATCACTACGCCGAGGTCCCCCGAGGCGTCTAGTGATGCTACGCCGAGGTCCCCCGAGGCGTTTAGTCGTATCACTATGCCAAAGCTTTGTGAGGCATTTAGTGATACGATCCTCGTGATGATGCTATATGCCAACTTATTTTTACTGTTTAATAATCGGCGAAGCTTCTCCATCAAATGGATTCGTGCGAATTGCTAAGGAAAACAGATACGGATAATCGTGCCGCAGATGGCGCATGTAGGCCAGCCACTCGAGCGTCAGCAGCATGAAAGCCCGACGCAGGTCCTGGGCCAGGTGCTCCAGGTCGGCGGCCGGCAAAAGACCGAATTCCCGGCGCTG
This window of the Candidatus Aminicenantes bacterium genome carries:
- a CDS encoding tetratricopeptide repeat protein; this encodes MRKMKWGIFIIIFFLCQCATNRVSVSGSKPGSGESYVIFLARGARLLEEKKYDEAISALLQASKLKPDSEKAYNFLGIGYFMKKNFAEAATCFRKALTINPAYPAAICNLGNLQFESGEIDAALATLSQGVSVFADDVAMHFSLGNILLHRGEIDAGFAQLTRVMELDPGYLERERKFSLETSASNIPRPEIFFRYARLYAAANNLEKTLDYLEKAKQSGFSDWQRIRQDDAFVLLRDDPQIRKYLE
- a CDS encoding S9 family peptidase; this encodes MSAFFRILFVFIFFFSSLSAATPKQPLTFEALYSFAIPKDLELSPDGRLLVYSVIRSDVGTNSTSSAVWLMERAGKNNRLIREGAYAPSWLPDGKRIVFIGEADGGDQLFAYDPAGGKAEKLTSIAGGIADYVMSPDGLGILLTRSVYPEDNSQEYFARQQAAKKGKKHSGLAFEKLLFRPYNHMDDGTIRHVFYYRFGSGQLTDLTPGTCSAPAVFLGGNQDMAFSPDGRTMAYTANTDPVQAVSTNNDIFLVNHDGSSARRLTESRGCDGYPVFSPDGRSLAYSEMARPGYEADQKDLIVIELRDGSRRNLTRDLDLGVEDIIWSRRSSTIFVTCKEKGFDALYKIDLKTGWSTCLVKGLVFANVALSPDEKSFFCITSATNLPAEIARFDLGEKRITQLTHLADEFVRDYALPERSEVFWFKGANHDQVMGFLTRPVPFDPAKKYPLVFLFHGGPEGDWNGSWSNYGGNANLFAAQGYVVVKPNIHGATSYGAKFKEAILENWGRVDQEDVMKCLDYLVARYPFIDGTKVGASGRSYGGYLVNWLNGQTDRFACFVSIDGVFDQLMCYYSADELWFPEMEFGGTPMANREEYLRSSPSTHAQNFKTPTLICHGGRDYRVDLSQGVAMFTALQRLGVPAKFIYFPDEGHYYNKLQNWKF